A genomic segment from Diadema setosum chromosome 11, eeDiaSeto1, whole genome shotgun sequence encodes:
- the LOC140235308 gene encoding uncharacterized protein: protein MQSRVCYNGRTSDTFPVNSGVKQGCVLAPTLFGIFFSMLLQYAFVDCTEGMYIRTRADGKLFNIARLHARTKVREVLIQEMLFADDAALVSHTEAGLQRLVDCLSHACNEFGLTISLKKTKILTQGTDSPPDISINVTHLEEVDSFTYLGSAISSSSFP from the coding sequence ATGCAAAGTAGAGTCTGCTACAACGGGAGAACTTCTGATACCTTCCCTGTGAACAGCGGTGTGAAGCAAGGCTGTGTCCTCGCACCGACACTTTTCGGAATCTTCTTCTCCATGCTCCTTCAGTACGCCTTTGTTGACTGCACAGAGGGAATGTACATCCGTACCAGAGCGGATGGGAAGCTATTCAACATCGCCCGACTGCATGCCAGAACCAAAGTTAGAGAGGTTCTTATCCAAGAAATGCTGTTCGCTGACGACGCTGCTCTGGTATCGCACACAGAAGCGGGATTGCAGAGGCTTGTTGATTGTCTGTCCCATGCCTGTAACGAATTTGGACTAACCATCAGCCTGAAAAAGACTAAGATCTTGACCCAAGGCACTGACTCTCCTCCAGACATCTCCATTAATGTCACACATCTGGAAGAAGTGGACTCTTTCACCTACCTTGGTTCAGCAATCTCCAGTTCCTCCTTCCCTTGA